The Camelina sativa cultivar DH55 chromosome 14, Cs, whole genome shotgun sequence genome includes a window with the following:
- the LOC104740633 gene encoding arabinosyltransferase RRA3 isoform X2 encodes MAGRRDRSQQLRGSRIAIAILIGIFIGCVCAVLFPNGFFNSNSSLSATERLSKSSNKVGSSACESPERVKMLKSDFVSLSEKNAELKKQIRELTQKLQLAEQGSDSARKQVLALGTQIKAGPFGTVKSLRTNPTILPDESVNPRLAKILEEIAVDKEVIVALANANVKAMLEVQIASIKRVGITNYLVVALDDYIENFCKENDVAYYKRDPDKDVDTVGKTGGNHAVSGLKFRVLREFLQLGYGVLLSDVDIVFLQNPFSHLYRDSDVESMSDGHDNHTAYGFNDVFDEPSMGWARYAHTMRIWVFNSGFFYLRPTIPAIELLDRVADRLSKAKVWDQAVFNEELFYPSHPEYIALHASKRVMDMYEFMNSKVLFKTVRKNHELKKKVKPVIVHVNYHPDKLYRMQAVVEFYVNGKQDALDSFPDGSE; translated from the exons ATGGCGGGTCGTAGAGATAGAAGCCAACAGCTCCGTGGATCTCGAATTGCGATCGCCATCCTTATCGGTATCTTTATCGGTTGCGTATGCGCCGTTCTGTTCCCTAATGGGTTCTTCAACTCCAACTCGTCGTTATCAGCTACCGAACGCCTTTCGAAATCAAGCAACAAG GTTGGATCGTCAGCTTGTGAATCGCCGGAAAGAGTGAAAATGCTAAAATCAGACTTTGTATCTCTCTCAGAGAAGAATGCAGAGTTAAAGAAGCAAATCAGAGAGTTAACACAAAAGCTACAGTTAGCTGAGCAAGGGTCAGACAGTGCACGAAAACAGGTTCTAGCTTTGGGAACTCAGATCAAGGCAGGTCCTTTTGGAACTGTCAAGAGTCTGAGAACTAATCCAACTATCCTTCCAGATGAATCTGTAAACCCAAGATTGGCAAAGATTCTAGAGGAGATTGCTGTCGATAAAGAGGTGATCGTGGCTCTTGCAAACGCAAACGTGAAAGCAATGTTGGAGGTTCAGATCGCTAGCATTAAGAGAGTGGGTATAACAAACTACCTGGTTGTTGCATTGGACGATTACATTGAGAATTTCTGTAAAGAAAACGATGTTGCGTATTACAAGAGAGATCCAGACAAGGACGTGGACACTGTTGGGAAAACTGGAGGTAACCATGCCGTCTCTGGGTTGAAGTTCCGTGTGTTGAGAGAGTTCTTGCAACTCGGTTATGGTGTTCTTCTCTCGGATGTGGACATTGTCTTCTTGCAGAACCCATTTAGTCATCTTTACAGAGACTCTGATGTGGAGTCAATGAGCGATGGCCATGACAATCACACTGCTTATGGATTCAACGATGTTTTTGATGAACCATCCATGGGATGGGCTCGGTATGCTCACACCATGAGGATATGGGTTTTCAATTCGGGGTTTTTCTATCTAAG GCCTACGATTCCAGCAATCGAGCTGCTTGATCGTGTGGCAGATAGACTCTCTAAGGCAAAAGTATGGGACCAAGCGGTTTTCAACGAGGAACTGTTTTATCCATCGCATCCTGAGTACATTGCTCTACACGCATCCAAGAGAGTCATGGATATGTATGAGTTTATGAACAGTAAAGTCCTTTTCAAGACTGTAAGAAAGAATCatgagctgaagaagaaggtgaaaccGGTGATAGTTCATGTGAATTACCATCCAGATAAGCTCTATAGAATGCAAGCCGTGGTTGAGTTCTATGTAAACGGTAAGCAAGACGCGCTTGATAGCTTCCCAGATGGTTCTGAATGA
- the LOC104740633 gene encoding arabinosyltransferase RRA3 isoform X4 has product MAGRRDRSQQLRGSRIAIAILIGIFIGCVCAVLFPNGFFNSNSSKVGSSACESPERVKMLKSDFVSLSEKNAELKKQIRELTQKLQLAEQGSDSARKQVLALGTQIKAGPFGTVKSLRTNPTILPDESVNPRLAKILEEIAVDKEVIVALANANVKAMLEVQIASIKRVGITNYLVVALDDYIENFCKENDVAYYKRDPDKDVDTVGKTGGNHAVSGLKFRVLREFLQLGYGVLLSDVDIVFLQNPFSHLYRDSDVESMSDGHDNHTAYGFNDVFDEPSMGWARYAHTMRIWVFNSGFFYLRPTIPAIELLDRVADRLSKAKVWDQAVFNEELFYPSHPEYIALHASKRVMDMYEFMNSKVLFKTVRKNHELKKKVKPVIVHVNYHPDKLYRMQAVVEFYVNGKQDALDSFPDGSE; this is encoded by the exons ATGGCGGGTCGTAGAGATAGAAGCCAACAGCTCCGTGGATCTCGAATTGCGATCGCCATCCTTATCGGTATCTTTATCGGTTGCGTATGCGCCGTTCTGTTCCCTAATGGGTTCTTCAACTCCAACTCGTC AAAA GTTGGATCGTCAGCTTGTGAATCGCCGGAAAGAGTGAAAATGCTAAAATCAGACTTTGTATCTCTCTCAGAGAAGAATGCAGAGTTAAAGAAGCAAATCAGAGAGTTAACACAAAAGCTACAGTTAGCTGAGCAAGGGTCAGACAGTGCACGAAAACAGGTTCTAGCTTTGGGAACTCAGATCAAGGCAGGTCCTTTTGGAACTGTCAAGAGTCTGAGAACTAATCCAACTATCCTTCCAGATGAATCTGTAAACCCAAGATTGGCAAAGATTCTAGAGGAGATTGCTGTCGATAAAGAGGTGATCGTGGCTCTTGCAAACGCAAACGTGAAAGCAATGTTGGAGGTTCAGATCGCTAGCATTAAGAGAGTGGGTATAACAAACTACCTGGTTGTTGCATTGGACGATTACATTGAGAATTTCTGTAAAGAAAACGATGTTGCGTATTACAAGAGAGATCCAGACAAGGACGTGGACACTGTTGGGAAAACTGGAGGTAACCATGCCGTCTCTGGGTTGAAGTTCCGTGTGTTGAGAGAGTTCTTGCAACTCGGTTATGGTGTTCTTCTCTCGGATGTGGACATTGTCTTCTTGCAGAACCCATTTAGTCATCTTTACAGAGACTCTGATGTGGAGTCAATGAGCGATGGCCATGACAATCACACTGCTTATGGATTCAACGATGTTTTTGATGAACCATCCATGGGATGGGCTCGGTATGCTCACACCATGAGGATATGGGTTTTCAATTCGGGGTTTTTCTATCTAAGGCCTACGATTCCAGCAATCGAGCTGCTTGATCGTGTGGCAGATAGACTCTCTAAGGCAAAAGTATGGGACCAAGCGGTTTTCAACGAGGAACTGTTTTATCCATCGCATCCTGAGTACATTGCTCTACACGCATCCAAGAGAGTCATGGATATGTATGAGTTTATGAACAGTAAAGTCCTTTTCAAGACTGTAAGAAAGAATCatgagctgaagaagaaggtgaaaccGGTGATAGTTCATGTGAATTACCATCCAGATAAGCTCTATAGAATGCAAGCCGTGGTTGAGTTCTATGTAAACGGTAAGCAAGACGCGCTTGATAGCTTCCCAGATGGTTCTGAATGA
- the LOC104740633 gene encoding arabinosyltransferase RRA3 isoform X1 — protein MAGRRDRSQQLRGSRIAIAILIGIFIGCVCAVLFPNGFFNSNSSLSATERLSKSSNKVGSSACESPERVKMLKSDFVSLSEKNAELKKQIRELTQKLQLAEQGSDSARKQVLALGTQIKAGPFGTVKSLRTNPTILPDESVNPRLAKILEEIAVDKEVIVALANANVKAMLEVQIASIKRVGITNYLVVALDDYIENFCKENDVAYYKRDPDKDVDTVGKTGGNHAVSGLKFRVLREFLQLGYGVLLSDVDIVFLQNPFSHLYRDSDVESMSDGHDNHTAYGFNDVFDEPSMGWARYAHTMRIWVFNSGFFYLRPTIPAIELLDRVADRLSKAKVWDQAVFNEELFYPSHPEYIALHASKRVMDMYEFMNSKVLFKTVRKNHELKKKVKPVIVHVNYHPDKLYRMQAVVEFYVNGKQDALDSFPDGSE, from the exons ATGGCGGGTCGTAGAGATAGAAGCCAACAGCTCCGTGGATCTCGAATTGCGATCGCCATCCTTATCGGTATCTTTATCGGTTGCGTATGCGCCGTTCTGTTCCCTAATGGGTTCTTCAACTCCAACTCGTCGTTATCAGCTACCGAACGCCTTTCGAAATCAAGCAACAAG GTTGGATCGTCAGCTTGTGAATCGCCGGAAAGAGTGAAAATGCTAAAATCAGACTTTGTATCTCTCTCAGAGAAGAATGCAGAGTTAAAGAAGCAAATCAGAGAGTTAACACAAAAGCTACAGTTAGCTGAGCAAGGGTCAGACAGTGCACGAAAACAGGTTCTAGCTTTGGGAACTCAGATCAAGGCAGGTCCTTTTGGAACTGTCAAGAGTCTGAGAACTAATCCAACTATCCTTCCAGATGAATCTGTAAACCCAAGATTGGCAAAGATTCTAGAGGAGATTGCTGTCGATAAAGAGGTGATCGTGGCTCTTGCAAACGCAAACGTGAAAGCAATGTTGGAGGTTCAGATCGCTAGCATTAAGAGAGTGGGTATAACAAACTACCTGGTTGTTGCATTGGACGATTACATTGAGAATTTCTGTAAAGAAAACGATGTTGCGTATTACAAGAGAGATCCAGACAAGGACGTGGACACTGTTGGGAAAACTGGAGGTAACCATGCCGTCTCTGGGTTGAAGTTCCGTGTGTTGAGAGAGTTCTTGCAACTCGGTTATGGTGTTCTTCTCTCGGATGTGGACATTGTCTTCTTGCAGAACCCATTTAGTCATCTTTACAGAGACTCTGATGTGGAGTCAATGAGCGATGGCCATGACAATCACACTGCTTATGGATTCAACGATGTTTTTGATGAACCATCCATGGGATGGGCTCGGTATGCTCACACCATGAGGATATGGGTTTTCAATTCGGGGTTTTTCTATCTAAGGCCTACGATTCCAGCAATCGAGCTGCTTGATCGTGTGGCAGATAGACTCTCTAAGGCAAAAGTATGGGACCAAGCGGTTTTCAACGAGGAACTGTTTTATCCATCGCATCCTGAGTACATTGCTCTACACGCATCCAAGAGAGTCATGGATATGTATGAGTTTATGAACAGTAAAGTCCTTTTCAAGACTGTAAGAAAGAATCatgagctgaagaagaaggtgaaaccGGTGATAGTTCATGTGAATTACCATCCAGATAAGCTCTATAGAATGCAAGCCGTGGTTGAGTTCTATGTAAACGGTAAGCAAGACGCGCTTGATAGCTTCCCAGATGGTTCTGAATGA
- the LOC104740633 gene encoding arabinosyltransferase RRA3 isoform X3, with product MLKSDFVSLSEKNAELKKQIRELTQKLQLAEQGSDSARKQVLALGTQIKAGPFGTVKSLRTNPTILPDESVNPRLAKILEEIAVDKEVIVALANANVKAMLEVQIASIKRVGITNYLVVALDDYIENFCKENDVAYYKRDPDKDVDTVGKTGGNHAVSGLKFRVLREFLQLGYGVLLSDVDIVFLQNPFSHLYRDSDVESMSDGHDNHTAYGFNDVFDEPSMGWARYAHTMRIWVFNSGFFYLRPTIPAIELLDRVADRLSKAKVWDQAVFNEELFYPSHPEYIALHASKRVMDMYEFMNSKVLFKTVRKNHELKKKVKPVIVHVNYHPDKLYRMQAVVEFYVNGKQDALDSFPDGSE from the exons ATGCTAAAATCAGACTTTGTAT CTCTCTCAGAGAAGAATGCAGAGTTAAAGAAGCAAATCAGAGAGTTAACACAAAAGCTACAGTTAGCTGAGCAAGGGTCAGACAGTGCACGAAAACAGGTTCTAGCTTTGGGAACTCAGATCAAGGCAGGTCCTTTTGGAACTGTCAAGAGTCTGAGAACTAATCCAACTATCCTTCCAGATGAATCTGTAAACCCAAGATTGGCAAAGATTCTAGAGGAGATTGCTGTCGATAAAGAGGTGATCGTGGCTCTTGCAAACGCAAACGTGAAAGCAATGTTGGAGGTTCAGATCGCTAGCATTAAGAGAGTGGGTATAACAAACTACCTGGTTGTTGCATTGGACGATTACATTGAGAATTTCTGTAAAGAAAACGATGTTGCGTATTACAAGAGAGATCCAGACAAGGACGTGGACACTGTTGGGAAAACTGGAGGTAACCATGCCGTCTCTGGGTTGAAGTTCCGTGTGTTGAGAGAGTTCTTGCAACTCGGTTATGGTGTTCTTCTCTCGGATGTGGACATTGTCTTCTTGCAGAACCCATTTAGTCATCTTTACAGAGACTCTGATGTGGAGTCAATGAGCGATGGCCATGACAATCACACTGCTTATGGATTCAACGATGTTTTTGATGAACCATCCATGGGATGGGCTCGGTATGCTCACACCATGAGGATATGGGTTTTCAATTCGGGGTTTTTCTATCTAAGGCCTACGATTCCAGCAATCGAGCTGCTTGATCGTGTGGCAGATAGACTCTCTAAGGCAAAAGTATGGGACCAAGCGGTTTTCAACGAGGAACTGTTTTATCCATCGCATCCTGAGTACATTGCTCTACACGCATCCAAGAGAGTCATGGATATGTATGAGTTTATGAACAGTAAAGTCCTTTTCAAGACTGTAAGAAAGAATCatgagctgaagaagaaggtgaaaccGGTGATAGTTCATGTGAATTACCATCCAGATAAGCTCTATAGAATGCAAGCCGTGGTTGAGTTCTATGTAAACGGTAAGCAAGACGCGCTTGATAGCTTCCCAGATGGTTCTGAATGA
- the LOC104740634 gene encoding uncharacterized membrane protein At1g75140-like, whose protein sequence is MADPLNGKSFFLCISVLISFTLFSISPSYANESPVIEDVSSDVAVSVSESNREAKILHNLEELVKNLTELVANLDAKLSETPLKERNEITRSLDDEIGEEKDRGGRAKAFSVTKYSPFWSERFQFTSAVKLNSDATCINVLPFRDFEGSSKYFAIGDSRGRVYVFLRNGDVLIEFFTTVDSPVTAMVSYLSVFRNSSFVVTGHQNGAVLLHRIHEGSNGEDWNSNSVSMENVGKFDVDGSADPVTLLEVHHVGRVRYILATDLSGRLTVLTENRTVYGSVMPSSRPLVFLKQRLLFLTESGAGSLDLRTMKIRETECEGLNHSLARTYVFDATERSKAYGFTSEGEIIHVLLHGDIMNFKCRVRSKKKFQMEEPVALQSIKGYLLVINEEKVFAFNVSTQHYVRTAGPRLLFSAGLEEIRSAFLSHRESSSRTAVVKTRPLIASDRENLLVIGLENGYFAVYKSKLPTLKGDFNTMLWSSPVFFFILFLFGAWHFFAKKKESLTAWGPDDPFTPTAGQNSSTKEPTFTEPSRRTDDLMDLRRRYAGGSYRSVGDNDPSSRAPVDGNYRTTAQDHNNYRGGSGLDSNGFGNRRDHLFGNNKVLDNDS, encoded by the coding sequence ATGGCGGATCCCCTAAACGGCAAGTCCTTCTTTTTATGCATCTCTGTTTTAATCTCCTTCACTTTGTTTTCAATATCGCCGTCGTATGCCAACGAGTCTCCGGTTATCGAAGATGTTTCCAGCGATGTAGCTGTGTCTGTTAGCGAATCCAATAGAGAAGCTAAGATATTGCATAACCTAGAGGAACTCGTTAAGAATCTGACGGAACTAGTCGCTAATCTAGATGCTAAGTTATCTGAGACTCCATTAAAGGAGAGGAACGAGATCACTAGATCACTTGATGATGAGATCGGAGAAGAGAAGGACAGAGGAGGAAGAGCTAAGGCGTTTTCGGTTACTAAGTATAGTCCGTTTTGGTCTGAGAGGTTTCAGTTCACGTCAGCTGTGAAACTTAATTCCGATGCGACTTGTATCAATGTGTTACCTTTTAGGGATTTCGAAGGTTCGAGCAAGTACTTTGCTATTGGTGATTCTAGAGGAAGGGTCTATGTGTTCTTGAGAAACGGTGATGTTTTGATTGAGTTCTTCACCACGGTTGATTCTCCCGTTACAGCTATGGTTTCGTATCTATCTGTGTTTAGGAACTCGAGTTTCGTGGTTACTGGTCATCAGAACGGTGCGGTTTTGTTGCATAGGATTCACGAGGGATCTAATGGGGAAGACTGGAACTCGAATTCTGTTTCCATGGAAAATGTAGGGAAGTTTGATGTGGATGGTTCGGCTGATCCTGTGACTCTATTGGAAGTGCATCATGTTGGTCGTGTTAGGTATATATTGGCGACGGATTTAAGCGGGAGGCTCACGGTTTTGACTGAGAACAGGACGGTTTACGGCTCGGTTATGCCATCGAGCAGACCGCTTGTGTTCTTGAAACAGAGATTGTTGTTTCTCACTGAGTCTGGTGCTGGTTCGTTGGACTTAAGGACAATGAAGATTAGAGAAACCGAGTGCGAAGGACTGAACCATTCTCTTGCGAGAACTTATGTCTTTGATGCCACGGAACGGTCTAAAGCTTACGGGTTCACATCTGAGGGTGAGATCATTCATGTATTGCTTCACGGAGATATAATGAACTTCAAATGTAGGGTTAGATCCAAGAAGAAGTTTCAAATGGAGGAGCCAGTAGCTTTACAATCAATCAAAGGCTATCTTTTAGTTATCAACGAAGAAAAGGTTTTCGCTTTCAATGTATCGACTCAGCATTACGTTCGTACTGCTGGCCCTCGGCTTTTGTTCTCCGCGGGTTTAGAAGAGATCAGATCCGCGTTCTTGAGCCATCGTGAATCATCTTCAAGAACCGCAGTAGTTAAGACGAGGCCTTTGATAGCTAGCGACAGAGAAAACCTTCTTGTGATCGGTTTAGAAAACGGATATTTCGCGGTTTATAAGTCGAAGCTTCCGACTCTTAAAGGAGACTTTAATACAATGCTTTGGAGCAGTCCGGTGTTCTTCTTCATACTGTTTCTATTTGGAGCTTGGCATTTCTTTGCCAAGAAGAAAGAATCGCTCACGGCATGGGGACCAGATGATCCTTTTACTCCGACCGCGGGACAAAACAGCTCAACGAAAGAGCCGACTTTCACTGAACCTTCAAGAAGAACCGATGACCTCATGGATCTACGGAGAAGGTACGCTGGTGGTTCATACCGGTCAGTTGGAGATAACGACCCGAGTTCGAGAGCTCCAGTGGATGGAAACTATAGAACAACCGCACAGGATCATAACAATTATCGTGGCGGCTCGGGTCTTGATTCAAACGGGTTTGGTAATAGAAGAGACCATTTGTTTGGTAACAACAAAGTTTTGGACAACGATAGTTAA